One window from the genome of Schistocerca piceifrons isolate TAMUIC-IGC-003096 chromosome 1, iqSchPice1.1, whole genome shotgun sequence encodes:
- the LOC124734886 gene encoding THAP domain-containing protein 2-like → MKRENWFPTTASYLCTAHFEEKYMYHTNVQRRLLSKPVPTIFNFPPHLQKQDKVIRPQPRKRSFDNLQDSAITVTSLAQMPVGPTSVSADHNYCLPSPKKLKTQYNRVQAENVRLKKRIKQMKQLSV, encoded by the exons atgaagcgagaaaactggtttcctactacagccagttacctctgtacagctcattttgaagagaaatatatgtaccacacaaatgtccagaggcgccttttgtcaaaaccagtacctactatctttaactttccaccacatttacaaaagcaagataaagtaatacgaccacaacccagaaagcgatctttcgacaatttgcaagatagtgctattacagtgacatcattagcacaaa tgcctgtcggacccacatctgtttctgctgaccacaattactgtctaccaagccctaagaagttgaaaacacaatataacagggtacaagcagagaatgtgcgactaaagaagcggataaagcaaatgaagcaacttagtgtatga